The following nucleotide sequence is from Pandoraea thiooxydans.
GTATCGTGGCGCTGGTCGTCATCGGTCCCGAGCGTTTGCCCAAGGTCGCGCGCACCGCGGGCGCGCTGTTCGGCCGGGCGCAACGCTACATCAACGACGTTAAGGCTGAAGTCAGCCGCGAAATCGAGCTCGACGGCCTGCGTTCCATGCGCGCGGAATTCGAGGACGCAGCCCGTCAAACCGAGGCGGCCATTCGCAAGAACCTAAAGGAGCAGGAGAGCGCGCTCAATGAAGCCTGGCAGAGCGCGGTAGCGGGGGATAGCGCGACTGCCGAGACGACCGATGGCATGATCGAGTCGCGTATCGGCAGTTCGCTGCGAACAACGACCAAGCGTCGCAACTGGCGCGTGCGGCAGAGCGCCACACCGGTCTGGTTCAAGAAGGCGAGTCTCAAACGGACCCAGGTGCAGTCGGCGGCGGCGCGTGTAGCGCGTCACACGCCGGCCCGCATGCGGCGGCCGGCCAGATTCTTCTAATAATGCGGCGCCGGTCCGGCGAGCCGCGATAACCTCTCATTAAGGTCGGGCGTGAGCGACGACAACCAAGTTTCGGATGAGGGCAACGAAACCTTCATCTCGCATCTGATCGAATTGCGTGACCGGATCATTCGGGCAGGCGCTTCGGTGATCGTGATTTTCTTCGGGCTGGTGTACTGGGCGCCGGACATTTTCCGGCTGCTGTCGCGGCCGCTCACACGCAATCTTCCGGCTGGCGGCAAGATGATCGTGACCGATGTGACCGGCTCGTTTTTCGTTCCGATGAAAGTCACGATGATGGTCGCTTTCGTCATCGCGCTGCCGTTCGTGCTCTACCAGGCCTGGGCTTTCATTGCGCCCGGGCTGTACAAGCATGAAAAAAAGCTGGTGATGCCGCTGGTGGTCAGCAGCTATGTTCTGTTCCTGCTGGGGATGGTGTTCGCGTACTTCCTGGTGTTTCCCACCATCTTTCATTTCATGGCGCACTACAACGCCCCGTTGGGCGCGCAGATGAACACCGACATCGATAACTACGTCAGCTTCGTGCTGACCATGTTTCTCGCGTTCGGGGTGACTTTCGAGGTGCCGGTGGTGTTGGTAGTGCTGGTGCGCATGGGTTTCGTCAGCATTGCCAAGCTCAAGCAGATGCGTCCCTATGCGGTTGTCGGCGCGTTCATCGTCGCCGCCGTCGTCACGCCGCCCGACATGCTTTCGATGATGATGCTCGCGGTGCCCCTGTGCCTGCTTTATGAATTCGGCATCATCGCGGCCCGCCTGTGGGCGAAAAACCGGCCGGCTGAGGACGCCGACGAGGCCGACGAGGCGGAAGAATCCGCGTCCTGAGTGCCGCGCCTTCGGTCACGCATTGCGCGCGCTGGTTACACCGAGCAGTGCGCCGAAGGTGAATCCCGAACTACGTCACTCGGCGCCGCCGCCGTCGGTGCCGGTATCGTCCGGCTGCGGCGGAGGCGGCGGACGCTTGCCGATCGATACCGTGATATCCATTGGTTTCTGCTTGCGCAGCACATGCAGCACGGCACTGCTGCCGGGCTTGAGTTGTGCAATGACGTTGAGCAGCTGTGAAGTGTCGGTTATCGATTGCTTGTTGACCTGCGTGAGGATGTCGCCCGGCTGAATGCCGCCGAGATCGGCCGGCCCGCCTTGCACGACGCCAGCGACAATCACCCCGGCATCCTGCTGCAAATTGAACGACTCGGCGATGTCGGAGGTAATATCCTGCGGCTCGACGCCGATCCAGCCGCGCGTTACCGTGCCGGTTGTGATAATGCTTTCCATCACCGAGCGCGCGGTCGATACCGGAATCGCAAAGCCGATCCCCATGTTGCCGCCGTTACGCGAGTAAATCGCCGTGTTGATGCCGACCAGATTACCCTGCGTATCCACCAGCGCGCCCCCCGAATTGCCGGGATTGATTGCGGCATCGGTCTGAATGAAGTTTTCGAATGCGCTGATGTCGAGATGATTGCGCCCCAGCGCGCTGATGATGCCCATCGTCACCGTCTGGCCCACACCGAACGGGTTGCCGATGGCCAACACAACGTCCCCGACATGCACGCGGTCCATGCGGCCCAGCGTGATGGCAGGCAAATGATTCAGATTGATCTTCAGCACCGCCAGGTCGGTTTCCGGGTCGCTGCCCACCAGCTTGGCGGCAGCCTTGCGGCCGTCAGGGAGCGCCACCTCGATCTCGTTGGCACCCGCGACCACGTGATGGTTGGTTAGAATGTATCCATCGGGACTGACGATCACGCCCGAACCCAGGCTCGACACCGGCTCCTGGCGCATGGCGCCGCCGTCGCCGAAGAAATAACGGAACAGCGGATCGTTCGCCTGCGGGGTGGAGCGTGGGGCGGTATCTTTGCTGGAAAAAATGCTGACCACTGCCGGCGTGGCGCGCTCGGCAGCCTCGGCGTACGAGCCCGGCGCGGGCTTGTCGCTGAAGCTGGGGGCGACTTCCTGCAGGGCGATGATCGGGTTGGCCAGTTGGCGTCCGAACGAGCCCTGGCGCTGCAGCCACTGCGGTTTGAGCGTCGCGACGATGAACAGCAGTGCCAGCAGGACCGTCACGGCTTGCGCGAATAACAGCCAGAAGCGTCTGAGCATGTAAGGGATAGAGGCGATGAACCGAGATGAACTGGAATTGTATCTGAACGAAGCGCTGCAAACCGCGCAATTTCGCGATTACTGTCCCAACGGACTGCAAGTCGAAGGGCGCCCCGAGGTGGCCCGGCTGATCACCGGCGTCACCGCCAGCCAGGCTCTGCTCGAGGAAGCCATCCAGTGGCGGGCCGATGCCGTACTGGTGCACCATGGCTACTTCTGGAAGGGCGAGGATCCTCGCATCGTCGGCTACAAGGGGCGCCGTCTGGGGTTGTTGCTCACCCATGGCATCAATCTGTTTGCCTACCACCTGCCGCTCGACGCGCATCCCGAGCTCGGCAATAACGCGCAGCTCGGCGCCCGGCTCGGCCTGCGCGCCACGGGGCGGTTCGGGCCCGACCAGCTCGGCTGGCTGGGCGTACTCGAGACCCCCATG
It contains:
- the tatB gene encoding Sec-independent protein translocase protein TatB, whose translation is MFDFDLSKMMLIGIVALVVIGPERLPKVARTAGALFGRAQRYINDVKAEVSREIELDGLRSMRAEFEDAARQTEAAIRKNLKEQESALNEAWQSAVAGDSATAETTDGMIESRIGSSLRTTTKRRNWRVRQSATPVWFKKASLKRTQVQSAAARVARHTPARMRRPARFF
- the tatC gene encoding twin-arginine translocase subunit TatC — encoded protein: MSDDNQVSDEGNETFISHLIELRDRIIRAGASVIVIFFGLVYWAPDIFRLLSRPLTRNLPAGGKMIVTDVTGSFFVPMKVTMMVAFVIALPFVLYQAWAFIAPGLYKHEKKLVMPLVVSSYVLFLLGMVFAYFLVFPTIFHFMAHYNAPLGAQMNTDIDNYVSFVLTMFLAFGVTFEVPVVLVVLVRMGFVSIAKLKQMRPYAVVGAFIVAAVVTPPDMLSMMMLAVPLCLLYEFGIIAARLWAKNRPAEDADEADEAEESAS
- a CDS encoding Do family serine endopeptidase; this translates as MLRRFWLLFAQAVTVLLALLFIVATLKPQWLQRQGSFGRQLANPIIALQEVAPSFSDKPAPGSYAEAAERATPAVVSIFSSKDTAPRSTPQANDPLFRYFFGDGGAMRQEPVSSLGSGVIVSPDGYILTNHHVVAGANEIEVALPDGRKAAAKLVGSDPETDLAVLKINLNHLPAITLGRMDRVHVGDVVLAIGNPFGVGQTVTMGIISALGRNHLDISAFENFIQTDAAINPGNSGGALVDTQGNLVGINTAIYSRNGGNMGIGFAIPVSTARSVMESIITTGTVTRGWIGVEPQDITSDIAESFNLQQDAGVIVAGVVQGGPADLGGIQPGDILTQVNKQSITDTSQLLNVIAQLKPGSSAVLHVLRKQKPMDITVSIGKRPPPPPQPDDTGTDGGGAE
- a CDS encoding Nif3-like dinuclear metal center hexameric protein, with protein sequence MNRDELELYLNEALQTAQFRDYCPNGLQVEGRPEVARLITGVTASQALLEEAIQWRADAVLVHHGYFWKGEDPRIVGYKGRRLGLLLTHGINLFAYHLPLDAHPELGNNAQLGARLGLRATGRFGPDQLGWLGVLETPMDAGALAERIGAALGRSPLLLGEPGRPVRHVAWCTGAAQGMFEAAVAAGADAYISGEVSEQTTHLARETGVAYIGAGHHATERWGIMALGEHLAQRFGIEHRFVDIVNPV